A region from the Hippoglossus hippoglossus isolate fHipHip1 chromosome 16, fHipHip1.pri, whole genome shotgun sequence genome encodes:
- the prpf3 gene encoding U4/U6 small nuclear ribonucleoprotein Prp3 isoform X1, producing the protein MSLPKREVEELRPWVERTVKKVLGFSEPTVVTAALHCVGKGLDKRKTIDQLRPFLDDSAGGFVERLFEALEESRSARGSKGSGEKNRKRDLKDVFGDETDPGAKREPQNSGDGTVAKRKRVPRFEEVEEREVIPVPPSESSGMLTKMQIKQMMEAATKQIKEKKKQLNFSSPTPAPQMFSLATPQSQMEASTVSRLLSTNAAAAVGGASSIAPSQAASFMNDAIEKARKAAELQARIQSQLAMKPGILGALGNTGPHNLVALANLHAMGIAPPKVEVKEVNKPTPLILDEKGRTVDASGKEVELTHRMPTLKANIRAVKREQFRQQLKEKPGEDMESTSYFDQRVFITPAQRPRRGFKFHDQGRFEKIAQRIRTKAQLERLQCEIAQAAKKTGIQASTKLALIAPRKEIGEWEVPNIEWWDSFILPNNVDLSTETKFERLELFGVTNLVEHPAQINPPVDTDKAVTLGVYLTKKEQKKLRRQTRREGQKEVQEKVRLGLMPPPEPKVRISNLMRVLGTEAVQDPTKVEAHVRAQMAKRQKAHEDANAARKLTAGQRKEKKVKKLKEDITNGVHIAVYRIRYLQSTSKKFKVEKNAIQLYLSGTVVLHRDVNLVVVEGGPKSQKKFKKLMMHRIKWQEHNSKRDDPDGDEEARRNNKCWLIWEGTAKERSFGDMKFKQCPTENMAREHFKKHRTEQYWDLALSQSVLETSDD; encoded by the exons ATGTCTCTTCCGAAGCGAGAGGTGGAGGAGTTGAGACCATGGGTGGAGCGCACTGTGAAGAAAGTGCTCGGTTTCTCAGAGCCCACTGTGGTCACTGCAGCTTTACACTGTGTTGGAAAGGGACTGGACAAAAGGAAGACCATAG ACCAGCTGCGTCCTTTCCTCGATGACTCTGCGGGGGGTTTCGTGGAGCGTCTTTTTGAAGCGCTGGAGGAGAGTCGCAGTGCCCGCGGCAGCAAAGGATCCGGAGAAAAGAACCGCAAGAGAGACCTGAAG GATGTGTTTGGGGATGAAACTGACCCGGGTGCCAAGCGAGAACCTCAGAACTCAGGAGATGGGACAGTGGCAAAGCGAAAACGGGTCCCTCGATTCGAGGAGGTGGAAGAGCGTGAGGTCATCCCTGTACCTCCATCTGAAAGCTCTGGCATGCTCACCAAAATGCAG ATTAAACAGATGATGGAAGCAGCCACAAAACAgatcaaagagaaaaagaaacaactgaATTTTTCATCTCCAACTCCTGCTCCACAG ATGTTTTCCCTTGCTACACCACAGTCACAAATGGAAGCCTCCACAGTATCACGGCTTCTCAGCACcaatgctgctgcagctgttggtGGTGCCTCATCCATTGCCCCCTCCCAGGCTGCCAGCTTTATGAATGATGCTATCGAGAAGGCCCGCAAGGCTGCTGAGCTACAGGCACGCATCCAGTCCCAGTTAGCCATGAAACCTGGTATCCTCGGAGCATTGGGAAACACTGGGCCTCACAACCTAGTGGCACTAGCTAATCTACACGCCATGGGAATTGCTCCACC GAAAGTGGAAGTCAAGGAGGTGAATAAGCCAACACCTCTTATCCTGGATGAGAAGGGAAGAACTGTGGATGCAAGTGGCAAAGAGGTTGAACTTACACATCGCATGCCCACACTAAAAG CTAACATTCGAGCTGTGAAGAGAGAGCAGTTCCGtcagcagctgaaggagaagccTGGTGAAGACATGGAGTCCACGTCCTACTTCGACCAACGTGTATTTATAACACCAGCTCAACGCCCTCGCAGGGGCTTCAAATTCCATGACCAGGGGCGCTTCGAGAAGATTGCTCAGAGAATTAGAACTAAg GCCCAATTGGAAAGGTTGCAGTGTGAGATTGCCCAGGCAGCAAAGAAGACAGGAATCCAGGCGTCCACCAAGCTCGCCTTGATTGCACCCAGGAAGGAGATTGGAGAATGGGAGGTGCCCAACATTGAGTGGTGGGACTCTTTCATCCTGCCCAACAACGTAGACTT AAGCACAGAAACAAAATTTGAACGGCTGGAGTTATTTGGTGTGACCAACCTTGTAGAACATCCTGCACAAATTAACCCCCCAG TTGACACAGATAAGGCAGTCACGCTTGGCGTGTACCTGACAAAGAAAGAACAGAAGAAATTGAGAAGACAGACGCGAAGGGAGGGCCAAAAAGAAGTTCAAGAGAAGGTCCGTCTGGGTCTCATGCCTCCACCAGAACCCAAAG TGCGCATCTCCAACCTGATGAGAGTGCTGGGGACGGAGGCAGTTCAGGACCCAACAAAAGTAGAGGCCCACGTCAGAGCACAGATGGCCAAGAGACAGAA GGCTCATGAAGACGCCAACGCCGCTCGCAAACTCACAGCAgggcagaggaaagagaagaaggtcAAGAAGTTAAAAGAAGACATTACTAATGGTGTTCACATTGCAGTGTACAG GATCCGTTACCTGCAAAGTACTTCTAAGAAGTTTAAAGTGGAGAAAAATGCCATCCAGCTGTACCTGTCAGGCACAGTAGTCCTGCACAGAGATGTCAACCTTGTTGTAGTGGAGGGAG GCCCCAAATCCCAGAAAAAGTTCAAGAAGCTGATGATGCACAGAATCAAATGGCAGGAACACAACAGTAAAAGAGATG ATCCTGATGGTGACGAGGAGGCCAGGAGAAATAACAAGTGTTGGTTGATTTGGGAG GGAACAGCCAAGGAGCGCAGTTTTGGAGACATGAAGTTCAAGCAGTGTCCCACGGAGAATATGGCCAGAGAGCACTTCAAGAAGCACCGCACAGAACAGTATTGGGACCTGGCCCTCAGCCAGAGTGTGTTGGAAACCTCGGACGACTGA
- the prpf3 gene encoding U4/U6 small nuclear ribonucleoprotein Prp3 isoform X2 — MSLPKREVEELRPWVERTVKKVLGFSEPTVVTAALHCVGKGLDKRKTIDQLRPFLDDSAGGFVERLFEALEESRSARGSKGSGEKNRKRDLKDVFGDETDPGAKREPQNSGDGTVAKRKRVPRFEEVEEREVIPVPPSESSGMLTKMQIKQMMEAATKQIKEKKKQLNFSSPTPAPQMFSLATPQSQMEASTVSRLLSTNAAAAVGGASSIAPSQAASFMNDAIEKARKAAELQARIQSQLAMKPGILGALGNTGPHNLVALANLHAMGIAPPKVEVKEVNKPTPLILDEKGRTVDASGKEVELTHRMPTLKANIRAVKREQFRQQLKEKPGEDMESTSYFDQRVFITPAQRPRRGFKFHDQGRFEKIAQRIRTKAQLERLQCEIAQAAKKTGIQASTKLALIAPRKEIGEWEVPNIEWWDSFILPNNVDLSTETKFERLELFGVTNLVEHPAQINPPVDTDKAVTLGVYLTKKEQKKLRRQTRREGQKEVQEKVRLGLMPPPEPKVRISNLMRVLGTEAVQDPTKVEAHVRAQMAKRQKAHEDANAARKLTAGQRKEKKVKKLKEDITNGVHIAVYRIRYLQSTSKKFKVEKNAIQLYLSGTVVLHRDVNLVVVEGGKENLSMTPHREMILRFTVFFASLTSAL, encoded by the exons ATGTCTCTTCCGAAGCGAGAGGTGGAGGAGTTGAGACCATGGGTGGAGCGCACTGTGAAGAAAGTGCTCGGTTTCTCAGAGCCCACTGTGGTCACTGCAGCTTTACACTGTGTTGGAAAGGGACTGGACAAAAGGAAGACCATAG ACCAGCTGCGTCCTTTCCTCGATGACTCTGCGGGGGGTTTCGTGGAGCGTCTTTTTGAAGCGCTGGAGGAGAGTCGCAGTGCCCGCGGCAGCAAAGGATCCGGAGAAAAGAACCGCAAGAGAGACCTGAAG GATGTGTTTGGGGATGAAACTGACCCGGGTGCCAAGCGAGAACCTCAGAACTCAGGAGATGGGACAGTGGCAAAGCGAAAACGGGTCCCTCGATTCGAGGAGGTGGAAGAGCGTGAGGTCATCCCTGTACCTCCATCTGAAAGCTCTGGCATGCTCACCAAAATGCAG ATTAAACAGATGATGGAAGCAGCCACAAAACAgatcaaagagaaaaagaaacaactgaATTTTTCATCTCCAACTCCTGCTCCACAG ATGTTTTCCCTTGCTACACCACAGTCACAAATGGAAGCCTCCACAGTATCACGGCTTCTCAGCACcaatgctgctgcagctgttggtGGTGCCTCATCCATTGCCCCCTCCCAGGCTGCCAGCTTTATGAATGATGCTATCGAGAAGGCCCGCAAGGCTGCTGAGCTACAGGCACGCATCCAGTCCCAGTTAGCCATGAAACCTGGTATCCTCGGAGCATTGGGAAACACTGGGCCTCACAACCTAGTGGCACTAGCTAATCTACACGCCATGGGAATTGCTCCACC GAAAGTGGAAGTCAAGGAGGTGAATAAGCCAACACCTCTTATCCTGGATGAGAAGGGAAGAACTGTGGATGCAAGTGGCAAAGAGGTTGAACTTACACATCGCATGCCCACACTAAAAG CTAACATTCGAGCTGTGAAGAGAGAGCAGTTCCGtcagcagctgaaggagaagccTGGTGAAGACATGGAGTCCACGTCCTACTTCGACCAACGTGTATTTATAACACCAGCTCAACGCCCTCGCAGGGGCTTCAAATTCCATGACCAGGGGCGCTTCGAGAAGATTGCTCAGAGAATTAGAACTAAg GCCCAATTGGAAAGGTTGCAGTGTGAGATTGCCCAGGCAGCAAAGAAGACAGGAATCCAGGCGTCCACCAAGCTCGCCTTGATTGCACCCAGGAAGGAGATTGGAGAATGGGAGGTGCCCAACATTGAGTGGTGGGACTCTTTCATCCTGCCCAACAACGTAGACTT AAGCACAGAAACAAAATTTGAACGGCTGGAGTTATTTGGTGTGACCAACCTTGTAGAACATCCTGCACAAATTAACCCCCCAG TTGACACAGATAAGGCAGTCACGCTTGGCGTGTACCTGACAAAGAAAGAACAGAAGAAATTGAGAAGACAGACGCGAAGGGAGGGCCAAAAAGAAGTTCAAGAGAAGGTCCGTCTGGGTCTCATGCCTCCACCAGAACCCAAAG TGCGCATCTCCAACCTGATGAGAGTGCTGGGGACGGAGGCAGTTCAGGACCCAACAAAAGTAGAGGCCCACGTCAGAGCACAGATGGCCAAGAGACAGAA GGCTCATGAAGACGCCAACGCCGCTCGCAAACTCACAGCAgggcagaggaaagagaagaaggtcAAGAAGTTAAAAGAAGACATTACTAATGGTGTTCACATTGCAGTGTACAG GATCCGTTACCTGCAAAGTACTTCTAAGAAGTTTAAAGTGGAGAAAAATGCCATCCAGCTGTACCTGTCAGGCACAGTAGTCCTGCACAGAGATGTCAACCTTGTTGTAGTGGAGGGAGGTAAGGAAAACCTGTCCATGACACCCCACAGGGAAATGATTCTcaggtttacagtgtttttTGCCAGTTTGACCAGTgctttgtaa